One segment of Terriglobia bacterium DNA contains the following:
- a CDS encoding TldD/PmbA family protein, translated as MKQIADWALDTVTQRGSSYADVRIVDHRQRSLATKNGKVGHAASAETLGIGIRVLVNDAWGFASTDDLSREAVDKTAAQAVEIAKASSRVKEEPVRLAPEPAVKIEWSSPYKIDPFTTSLDQNLDLLTRIDAELLAVNGVTLAESSMQLGRYEQWFYNTDGSDIHQTRVITGAGFCALAFQGTEIMKRSYPNSFGGQHQNRGYELIGELKLLENARRIGEEAVALHKAERCPEGRMNLVLDSSQLGLQIHESIGHPIELDRVLGYEANFAGTSFLTLEKLRTLRYGSDLVNVVADATEQHGPGLGTFAYDDEGVQAQCTPIITKGLFTGYISSRETAHTIGETRSNGTMRAEGWNRIPLVRMTNISILPGEKPLTFDQLIAGTDDGIYMQTNRSWSIDDKRYNFQFGCEIGWEIKGGKLGRMFKNPSYSGITTEFWNSMDAICSRDQWTLWGTPNCGKGQPMQTMGTGHGASPARFRNVKIGTAYKGN; from the coding sequence ATGAAACAAATTGCTGATTGGGCTTTGGACACCGTTACGCAGCGCGGCAGCAGTTACGCCGACGTTCGTATTGTCGATCATCGCCAGCGCTCGCTGGCCACCAAGAATGGCAAAGTCGGCCATGCCGCCAGCGCGGAAACCCTGGGAATCGGCATTCGCGTGCTGGTGAATGATGCGTGGGGGTTTGCCTCCACGGACGATCTAAGCCGTGAAGCCGTGGACAAGACCGCTGCTCAGGCAGTCGAGATCGCCAAGGCATCCAGTCGAGTAAAAGAGGAGCCGGTACGGCTGGCGCCAGAGCCCGCGGTTAAGATCGAATGGTCGAGCCCTTACAAGATCGATCCTTTCACTACTTCGCTCGACCAGAACCTTGATCTACTCACGCGCATTGACGCGGAGTTGCTCGCCGTGAATGGCGTAACGCTGGCTGAAAGCAGCATGCAACTTGGCCGCTATGAGCAATGGTTCTATAACACTGACGGTTCAGACATTCATCAAACGCGCGTGATCACCGGCGCAGGCTTCTGTGCGCTGGCGTTCCAGGGAACGGAGATCATGAAGCGGTCGTATCCAAACTCTTTTGGCGGGCAGCACCAGAACAGAGGTTATGAGCTGATTGGCGAATTAAAGCTGCTGGAGAATGCGCGCCGCATTGGCGAAGAAGCCGTGGCGCTGCACAAGGCCGAGCGGTGTCCGGAGGGACGAATGAATCTGGTGCTCGATTCTTCGCAGCTTGGCTTACAGATCCACGAGTCAATTGGCCATCCCATTGAACTGGATCGCGTGTTGGGCTATGAAGCCAATTTTGCCGGAACGTCATTTCTTACCCTGGAAAAACTACGTACACTGCGCTATGGCAGCGATCTGGTGAACGTCGTGGCCGATGCCACGGAGCAACATGGTCCCGGCCTGGGCACGTTTGCCTATGACGATGAAGGCGTCCAGGCGCAGTGCACGCCGATTATCACCAAGGGCCTTTTCACCGGATATATCTCTTCGCGCGAGACGGCGCACACCATCGGCGAGACGCGCTCCAATGGCACCATGCGCGCTGAAGGCTGGAACCGGATTCCGCTCGTCCGCATGACCAACATCAGCATTCTGCCCGGAGAAAAGCCACTGACGTTTGACCAGCTCATTGCCGGCACGGATGACGGCATCTATATGCAAACCAATCGCTCGTGGTCGATTGATGACAAGCGCTATAACTTTCAGTTTGGCTGCGAGATTGGATGGGAGATCAAAGGCGGCAAGCTGGGGCGCATGTTCAAGAATCCCTCCTATTCAGGGATCACCACGGAATTCTGGAATTCGATGGACGCTATCTGCTCGCGCGATCAATGGACTCTGTGGGGCACTCCGAACTGCGGCAAAGGCCAACCGATGCAGACCATGGGCACGGGACATGGCGCGTCCCCGGCGCGATTCAGGAATGTGAAGATTGGGACGGCGTACAAGGGGAATTAG
- a CDS encoding TldD/PmbA family protein has translation MLTQSHAEQIFEKIKKFSTVEEIEVIFSSTDYSLTRFANNTIHQNVAEVNEAASIRVAFDGKTARATTNRFDDEGLKRAVQSAESIAKVQEPDPDFLPMAEASAGKGAEGPSRWSNQTAAITPGDRADGVGKIVGVAKKNKLVTAGIYSSSQSAEAVINSNGLSVYHRQTSAEVSITMLADSSSGWQKANSPDVRNVDPVRLAEIAAQKARDSCSPQELPPGKYTVILEPAAVLDLVGFMFWDFGGQAILDQRSFLNNRIGTKLFGENITIVDDVAHPLQSNAPFDGEGVHRQRVSLVEKGVIRNIVYARSTAAKMRKSEYKDKVGEIKVTGHGFPLPNEMGEAPTNIVFVTPGNEQTVEQMIAGTERGILITRLWYIREVDPYEKILTGMTRDGTFLVEGGKVKHGLLNFRFNQSLIEMLNGVEAIGKPVRASGEEAFDMVVPGMKIRGFNFTEVTKF, from the coding sequence ATGCTAACCCAATCCCACGCCGAACAAATTTTCGAGAAGATCAAGAAATTCTCAACGGTTGAAGAGATCGAAGTCATTTTCTCTTCAACCGACTACTCGCTTACCCGATTTGCCAACAACACCATCCACCAGAATGTGGCGGAGGTGAATGAAGCGGCGTCGATCCGTGTGGCGTTTGATGGCAAAACTGCCCGCGCCACCACGAACCGCTTTGATGATGAAGGCCTCAAGCGGGCGGTGCAGTCGGCGGAGAGCATCGCTAAAGTTCAGGAGCCTGATCCGGATTTTCTTCCGATGGCCGAAGCCAGCGCGGGCAAAGGCGCGGAAGGTCCATCGCGATGGTCGAACCAGACAGCGGCGATTACGCCGGGTGACCGGGCTGACGGCGTTGGAAAAATTGTGGGAGTCGCCAAGAAGAATAAGCTGGTGACCGCGGGCATTTATTCCAGTTCGCAAAGCGCTGAAGCTGTAATCAACTCCAACGGCCTGAGCGTGTACCATCGCCAGACGTCGGCGGAAGTTTCCATCACCATGCTGGCTGACAGCTCTTCAGGATGGCAGAAGGCGAACTCCCCCGACGTCAGAAATGTTGATCCTGTGCGACTGGCGGAAATTGCGGCACAGAAAGCGCGGGATTCGTGCAGCCCGCAGGAACTGCCGCCGGGGAAATATACTGTGATCCTTGAGCCTGCGGCAGTGCTTGATCTGGTCGGTTTCATGTTCTGGGACTTTGGTGGGCAGGCCATCTTGGACCAGCGGTCATTTCTGAATAACCGCATTGGGACAAAGCTGTTCGGCGAAAACATTACCATCGTTGATGACGTTGCTCATCCGCTTCAATCCAATGCGCCGTTCGATGGCGAAGGCGTGCATCGCCAACGCGTGAGCCTGGTGGAAAAAGGCGTGATCCGCAACATTGTTTACGCCCGCAGCACGGCGGCGAAGATGCGCAAGTCTGAATATAAAGACAAAGTCGGCGAGATCAAGGTCACGGGCCACGGCTTCCCGCTGCCAAATGAGATGGGTGAAGCGCCGACCAACATTGTTTTCGTCACACCCGGGAACGAGCAGACGGTCGAGCAGATGATTGCAGGGACGGAGCGTGGCATCCTGATTACCCGGCTGTGGTATATCCGCGAAGTTGATCCTTATGAGAAGATTCTTACCGGCATGACGCGTGATGGTACCTTCCTGGTGGAAGGCGGAAAAGTGAAGCACGGACTGCTGAATTTCCGCTTTAACCAGAGCCTGATTGAGATGCTGAACGGCGTTGAAGCCATTGGAAAACCGGTGCGTGCCAGTGGGGAAGAGGCCTTTGATATGGTGGTCCCGGGCATGAAAATTCGTGGCTTTAACTTCACTGAAGTGACCAAATTCTGA
- a CDS encoding PilZ domain-containing protein — translation MNESKGPVAGLGPADTRSSVRFPLRLPITVRTADAHEYFAETADISAGGVLFHTKSLLGVGTVIRFRIVLPASVLGTDTDVQVNCTGRVVRSLDEKGKNAVAAVIDEYCFERILCGSMATSC, via the coding sequence GTGAACGAATCCAAAGGTCCCGTTGCTGGTTTAGGCCCGGCAGATACAAGAAGCTCGGTGCGTTTTCCGCTGAGACTTCCCATCACCGTACGAACTGCGGACGCCCATGAATACTTCGCGGAAACGGCCGACATTTCAGCCGGCGGCGTGCTGTTTCACACCAAAAGCCTGCTCGGCGTGGGCACGGTGATTCGCTTCCGCATTGTGCTGCCCGCTTCCGTCCTGGGGACTGATACTGATGTCCAGGTAAATTGCACCGGGCGCGTGGTGCGCTCACTGGACGAAAAAGGCAAGAATGCTGTGGCTGCGGTGATTGACGAATATTGCTTTGAGCGCATTCTCTGCGGCAGCATGGCCACAAGCTGCTAA